Within the Miscanthus floridulus cultivar M001 chromosome 2, ASM1932011v1, whole genome shotgun sequence genome, the region AATGGCCTGTTGCTACCTGTTGGGCTGAACCAACGTGAGGCTTAGTCACCGGCGCCTTCTTCTATCTCTCCTCAGTTGCTCCTTACCATGTCGCAGCCGTGGTGGACACTCGGCTCAACACTCAGTATCAGGAAATGAGGAAGAAGGAGGTTTGGTGTGACCACCCTAGTAGCTGGGGCGGTCGTCCAACCATGCCCTTGGGTGGCTCCGCCCCTAGATGTGCCATTATAATTCCTTTTTCCCATGAAATGCATCACGCACTGCGTTTAGCGAGGCTTTGGGCATACCTGTAGGCATATGACGCAATACACATATTTTTGTATAGACCATGCATTCTACCCCTTTCTTCTTGCTCCTGTCTTTTCTCATCTCTCAAGAGACCTTAAGGCACCATTAATGCAGGCGTTGAAGGTGGACGACGACGAGGGACTATGGGATGGAATGGCCGAACCAAGACACAATTAGTTActtcctccgttctaaattataagtcgttttgatatTTTTTTGTTCATCTATTttgatatgtatctagacatatattatacctagatacatagcaaaataaatgtaccaaaaaaagttaaaacgacttataatttagaacgaatggAGTACTACTAACATAAAGAATTGTACAGTAGTGGTAACAATTAGTTACTACATATGCAAAGATGCACTTATTGAACACTTCCCAATCATTATTCAGCCAAATATCACACTTCGGAAAATCACTAAAAAAATGCTCCACACCATTCATTTGTTGGGCAGAAACAGAACAATTGCCGCTGCCTAATTCTatacagttttttttttgttgtgaaATTTTTCCCAGCTCCACAGGTCACCCGTCTTAAGCGGACGACGAACGTGCCCCCTACAATCTTTTACTGCCTCGATGGATTCAACCTGTTTACGTGGAATGACTAGTGCTAAGCGCTTACGTTCATTGGGTAAACCTTGTGGCAAGTTTGATGATGCGCTTCGTTCCGTTTTCAACTTGGATGATCCAGTCGAGAATTTGCGGCAAGTTTAGTCAAGTTGATTAACCCTGTTCAGAATTTGGGGCAAGTTTAGTGATGCACCACTCATTTTACTTTATGTACTCTATACAAAACCACTAAACCGGAGTGTGATCCTTGATTGCTACAGTTTAGCAATCCCACAACATTCAAGCTCACAAAAACCATGGCACAACTAAGTGTGAGACTGAGGATCAATCTCGGACGAACGCATGTGCTTGAACCAATATCCATATTCTAtgccctgttcggctggtattaaaactggctgataagtcggctgaactgttttgttgggagagaaaaacactgtagattctagctaatAAGCCGGCTGGTATTAAAGCAGGCTGATAAAGCCGGCTGTTTTGTTGTGTACATACTATTCCATTTGCTGCCATGTGCCATACCAATGTTTAGAAAGAAGATAACTTTCAGCGTTTAGTGTTTTATTTATGGCAAGGCGAATCAAATTCACTCAAAGGCACATAAaaaaaagatccaaatcaaataaTGCATTTTATATCAGTATATCACAGTATGTATTCAGAACAACAATAAGCAGGCATTACAATCTGTGTTCTAAAGAACAAGTTAGTTTTACACGCACACAAACACAGCGGTGGAAGCACACTTCAAAGTCACGGACACACCACCCTAAGTCTCTTGATCTTGGGCAACGTTGATGGCACTTGTTCTTTCTTTGGCAGGTGCAGCTCCGGTGCGTTGTTCATCTTGGCGAACCATGGGTGTTTGAGCGCGGCAGCTGCCGTGAGCCGCTTGTCGGGGTTGCAAGTGAGCAGGCCGCTGAGTACCCGGAATCCTTGCATGGATAGCTTTTTCATGGGAAACTCCTGTCGCAGTAGGTTGCGCCGCTTCATCTTCAGCTCCGGCATCATCTGGGTGGCGAACGGCGTGGACGACAACCATGGCCACGTCGTTTCATCTGGCGCGCCGAGGACGTTGAAGATCACGTCGAGCTGGTCTGCTTCATTGGAAGCCATGAACAGAGGGGACCCGTCGATGAGCTCCGCCATCACGCAGCCGAGCGACCAGGTGTCGACGAGGGCGTCGTAGTCGGGCTTCCCCAGCAGCACCTCGGGCGCCATGTACCACAGCGAGCCGGCGTTCTCGTAGGGCGGCGGCTCCGCCATGTACATGGCGAGCCCAAAGTCGCAGATCTTGACGGTGGAGCGGTCCTCGGCAACAAGGATGTTGTCCGGCTTGATGTCCCGGTGGACGACGTGGGCGTCGTGCATCTTCTTGGCGCCCGTGAGCAGCTGCCACATGACGCCGCGCACCGTCGCCTCGGGCAGCGGCGGCATCCCGCCACAGCGGCGCTGGTGGAGGAGGTCGCTGAGGCTCGCGCCGACGCACTCCATGACCAGGCAGAGGTCCATGGTGGCCGGGCTGCGGGCGAGGCCGTGGAAGCCGACGACGTACGGATTGTCCCGGCCGCTCGCCTCCAGCAGCGACGCCTCCCGCAGCAGCGCCGCCTGGCTGCCGTGGGCCGCGGCGAGGCGCTTGATCGCGACGGTCCGGCCGGTGCCGCGGTGGCGCGCCTTGTGGACCGAGCCGAAGGCGCCCGTGCCGATGCGGCCGGTCTCCTCGTAGTCGTCGGTGCTGCCCATGGCGACGCGCGTCCTCTTGCGGGTCTGTCGCGCGGCGCCGGGGTCGCGGACGGCGGCGGCTGGTGCAGCTGCCTCTACGCAGGCGGCCATTAGGGCGAGTGGAGGAGGCGGGCGATTCGACGGGCTGCTTGCTTGAGGCAGGGGGACGTGGATCGTGGGAGGTGGGGGAGAGGCGGCGGGAAGCCGGTGAGGATGCGCGAGTAGCGGCGGCGACTATATGCTGGGGGTGCGTCGTGAGTCCGACGACGACGAGCGATGCTCGATTTCGACTCGGTTCCCGCATCCGCATGACCGCATGATCGATCTCTCCTCTCGTCTCCGACAAAGGTTGGGAGCAGCAACTACCTGGCGCGTGCCGCGGACGCGTTCATGCGATCCTGCCTGCGACTCCGACTGCGAGGCTCCCGACTCCGAAAAGCTTTTGGGCGATGGCTTGCGACCTTGCGTTGCGGTTGCGCGCACGGCGCAAGGCGCACGGCACAGTCCAAAgttccgttttttttttttttgagatgtcATCGTTGTTGGGCTCCGTAGTCGTTAAGTGTCTGGGCTCTGGGCTGTGGGCCGTCGGAGACGTAAATCACGGCTGCTTATCCGGCCTGCAAGGAAGGAACGGAGCGACAAGTTTGGGCCTCGGGCTCCGACAACAATATCCAAAATACAAGATTTATTTGTCTTTTGGGTAACGCTATGGAAAAAAAAAGTTTAATACCTATtcagcatcttctccaacaaccagacccaaaagagaattctTTCTGTAAATAGGTTTCCAGCAGAGAGGATGCCCATATTTAGGTCGTGCCTCTCAGACAGCCCAAAATAGATgtcccgtataggtactctgttggaggctaattTTAAATCTCTTGCTATTCATTTTAGGTTTAGATGTCAGTTTGAGTTTATTGTCGGAGACCTCAGGGTCCCGACTCACCCGGCCCACGCAGCATGTACGCTGGGCGCTGCAGCCCCGGATCGCTGGACCTGCAGGGCCGGCGGTGGAActgtaaggctgtgtttagttgtacGAAATTTGGGAAGTtagctactgtagtatttttgtttttatttagcaattagtgttcaatcatagactaattaggctcaaaacgttcgtctcgtgatttccaaccaaactatgcaattagttttttttcgtctacatttaatgctccatatacgTATCGAAGATTTGATGCGATGACTAGTGTAGCACTTTTTTAGAAAAGTTTTTGGAACTAACCCGAGACGACTCCTCCCTGCGGCGCAGGTACGTCCGACACCAAGACCCGGATGTGTTTCATTTTGGCTAAATTTCCTCCCAGTCCCGGTCCACCGCCCGTCCGGGCTCCAGGCAACAGCTCCAGCCATGCCAAGCTTGGCACTGGCAGCAGCAAAAACCAGATTAGCTTACGCTAAACTCTGAATTTGTGGCACTGTCTCGTCGCTTTGTTACTTACATACGTATCTAAGAAAATATACAATTCTAGTACAGTGTCATATTTTAGTACATCAAATTTAACTGACTATAgataaaaaattataaatatttatgatattaaataaatatcattagattaattatgaaatatatttttataataaattaattggAGCCATAACTATAAATACTATTTATTGAAAATTTAGTTAAACGTAAAGTACTTTGTTTAGCACTCAACCCATAGTTGTACGTTTTCACGGAGGACGGAGCAAGTAACTACTCCTACGTGACGCTAATCTCAAGCCCTCTGCGTTGTACGGTATGGTCCACTGCCTATTCTTTGCCTTTTTGTATGGTACTGACTGCTGACTTGGAGGCATCAGACTAGCTGTAGTAGCTGATCCAAAATTGCAGGCGTTCAAGTACTCACAGGCAGTCAGCATTGCAGCAGTAACTAGTATCGGTACTGTTTGCAAAATCAGCCTAAGGTTCGTACTCCACGGGAAAAAGTGAGGCTTTGTTTAAATCCAGAGCTAAGATGGGATAACAGATCTGTTAGACACCGTTAGTGGGTCCCACTTCCAGTCTAACAACCTTAATTATCTTCTTCCCCATCTATCCGACTGCCAGAAACCCACGACGCAGTCCCTTCGCGGCGGGCGGCGGCCCGCGTGGCCGCGCCAATCCTCCACTCTCGCCTTCAACGGTGTGCACGTCTGCCGAAGGCCGCCGGAGCTCACCTTGGTGGCGCGCCCTCTCTCCGTGGCCGGCCCACCGGAGCTCTCATCTGCACGCTGCACGTCGAAGAGGTCACCTCGCTACCACGCCGCTCTTCTCCCTCCACACGCGTAGCACTCGCGCTCTGCGCGAGACTGGCGCTCACGCCGTCCGAGTGGGACGAGCGCGTTCGGTGATTTTTGTGGAATGCGCAGGCTCCGAATCTTGGAGAATATTGGAGTCAGGCGAGCCGCTCCATCCTTCGATCGGTTCCCCAACCAAACAACGGTATGAACGGAACCGCTCCATCCCGTCCCTGCTCATCCCTTGAACCAAACACATCCTTAGAGTGTGTGCATTATCTGCCTAGCTTGTCTCCTAGTCCTAGGCCGAACTAGCATCATGGGTCCAAAGCTCCAAAGCAGGTTTACCCACGCGCATTTCAGGCCATGCTCGGTGTGCAGTTGTCTGGCTGGAGTCTGGACCTGAATTCTTGCTAAGCCCAAGGATCAACAGTTGGGCTTCTATATAGGAAGAGTTATACCTCGAATTGTTAAGTAGTTGACATTATTATTATTTACAATGAATTCAataaaacaaaaaatatatatgcAGCACAAAATAATTGAAAGAAGTCTACTTTCTCTGTTTCATCACGATATAATGTAAGTCATAGATACTTGGCTGTTATACGCTTCAAAATAAAATTCTATTTAGAAAAATAAAGAAAGGGTATTGTAATGCCTCACTCACACTCTTGACTCTTGATGAGTCTTCAAGCCATGAAGAAAAACCGCCCGTTTTACCTTGTGGGCAAGATGGTGTGTTCCATCCCGTGGGACCCACCATTGGACGCACCGCCCCCAGCTCGCCGGCGTTGTGTCCAACTGCCCATAGATTCTCGCTGGCTGAGATAATGATGGAGCTTGCTGGCGAAACATGGCGAATGTCACCATTGTGGATTCACAATGGACGGGTCTTTGTCAAATCACACAAGCTCAGCTCACGTAAGAGAGTATCAAATCCGTACATTTATCTCAAGAAATTTCAGTACGTATAATTTGTACTCTTTTTTTCAGGATGCATGGAAAGCTCAGCGAAACATGGCGAAGAAGTAGTCACGCCACCGTTCCCACTTGCATTGTAATGGATGGGACTCCCTCTGCGACAGGCGGCCACGTTTGGCGAGGCGCCATTTCCGGCCACGTCGCCCGCCGCAGGGGACAAGGCAAAGGCACTCTTTGTAAAAAAACCTGCATGGCGGCACATGATGTCATACGTAAGTCGATGCAGCACTgcttgcatatgcatgcatgggaTTCCATTGTTCTCGATCTTCAGATGGACAACAAATGTTTTGTTTATTAAGTAAGGTTAATCAGAGTGGCATCCTATGTGGAATCATCCCTGCTAAGCTAGtgcgtgtgcatgcattatattcaCATGCATGCATCTATCTGTTTCACCGTCTTTGGATGCTCATGCATGCTAGCTGCTTTACTTTAATAATTGTTATGTACTTTTATTTTTTTGACATGTTCTTTATTTGAATTCTTTATTGTATGTGAGTGGCCTGGGTAGGTATATATACGGTTCGTTCTGTTGGGCGGCCGGGCCTAACTGTAATTGTCTGGGGAAAGGTCAACTTTTATTTATTTTCGTTCTAGTAAATTTGAAGCTATCCTAGGAGCGATCGCTGGCAGTGTCAAAGTGTTGGTCAGTTGGATATGAATATATATGATAGTTGTGACGTCAAGCATCAGCTAGCGCTCGCCGGCCGGCGAGAGGATGGTGGAGCGGGTGTAGATTATGGATTCACAGGTGTAGATCATGAGGTCCATGTGATATGAGTGAATGTGTACTAAAAAGTAATTTTAGAAGACAGCCTCATTTATATGTAGAGGCGGTTCAAAATGTCCGTAACTCTAAAAATACTAGTGAATTTCGGGCATTCATTTACGACGACAATCCAATAAACACCGCCTCTATAAATAAGGATTATTTACCGATGCAACTCTCTTAAGAGTCCTCTTTTGAAAAACTGGCATAACCAATTACACATGGTGTGGTCCACATACTTTTTGGGCTTATATATCGCGTCTCCTAGCTAGGGTTCTTAGCCGCCGCCCCTCTCTCACCTCCGTGCTCATGCCCCTCTCTCACCTCCGTGCTCATGCCCCTCCCATATCCACGCCTTGGGAGTGGGTCCACGACCTAATTTATGGTCGGAGCGCGATCCTCTCTCTTGAAGATGAAGTGACTAAATGATGACTTCATCCTTAGGAGCGGGTCCACAATGGTGGAGCGAGGTTGCCCCGTGGCCCTTCCCACCTCATCAAGTATGTGACGACGGTGCAAGTCACCCCTGGCCCTAGCTCGCCAAATCCATGATGAAGGAGCCCATGGTGCACCCTGTGTCTACCTCATGTGGATCCATGTTGTAGGAGGTCACCTTCGCCCCTACCTCGCTGGATTCGCGGTGCTAGAGGTTTGCCCTGACCCTAACCTCACTAGATCTGCAGTGGAGGAGGTATCCCTAAGCCCTAACTCATCGAATCCGTGGTGGTGAAGGCCACCGCGTTCTACCTTGCTCGATCTGTGTTGTGGAAGGTCTAACTCACCGTATCTGCAACGGAGCAAGTAGCCCCTGGCCCTACCTTGCAAATCCGCAATGGAGGATGTTGCAAGTGTCCACAACGGGTGGCGGTAGGGTTCCAACACAGAAGGCGCGACAATTGTCGAACTATTCTTTTTGTTTCTTATGTGTCACTAATACAGATGGGGATGACACCCGCCTCTGATATTTTCCATAACATGCCTCCGAAAACCAGTATTGTCCATCCCGGCCTGAAAAATATTTATGTAATAGCTAATGTGAGATGCTTATGACA harbors:
- the LOC136536424 gene encoding putative cyclin-dependent kinase F-2, giving the protein MAACVEAAAPAAAVRDPGAARQTRKRTRVAMGSTDDYEETGRIGTGAFGSVHKARHRGTGRTVAIKRLAAAHGSQAALLREASLLEASGRDNPYVVGFHGLARSPATMDLCLVMECVGASLSDLLHQRRCGGMPPLPEATVRGVMWQLLTGAKKMHDAHVVHRDIKPDNILVAEDRSTVKICDFGLAMYMAEPPPYENAGSLWYMAPEVLLGKPDYDALVDTWSLGCVMAELIDGSPLFMASNEADQLDVIFNVLGAPDETTWPWLSSTPFATQMMPELKMKRRNLLRQEFPMKKLSMQGFRVLSGLLTCNPDKRLTAAAALKHPWFAKMNNAPELHLPKKEQVPSTLPKIKRLRVVCP